GTGGGGTTCGACGGCGTGGTCATGACCGACGACCTCTCCGCCACCGCCCAGGTCGAGCGCTGGACGCCCGCCGACCGGGCGACGCTGGCGATCGACGCGGGGGTCGATCTGCTGCTCGTCTCGGCCGACGCATCCGTGTTCCCGGAGATGTACGCGGCCGTCCGGGACCGCGCTGAGAGCGACCCGGTTTTCCGGGAGAAGGTCGACGCCTCGGCGCGTCGGATCGTGGAGCTGAAGTCCGCCTTCCCCTGACCCTCGGGGGCCCTGCCGGCGCAGGTGGTGGCACCTCTTCCCGCACAACTCCTGCAAAGTGCCGGGCTGAGCCCATCCACACCGCCACGGCGGCCGGATTGCAGGAGTTGTGGCGCGACCACGGCGGTCACCCGCACAATGGGCGGATGTCGACGTACCTGGCGTTCCTGCGCGCCATCAACCTGGGCGCGAAGCGGGTGTTCCCGAAGGACGAGATCCGGCGCGCGGTCGAGTCCGTGGGATTCGAGGACATCGTCACGCACATCAACACCGGCAACGTCCGGTTCACGACCCGCATGCGTTCCCGCGGCCGGATCGAGGACGCGCTGGAGCGGGCGTTCTTCGAGAACCGCGGCTTCCCGGTACCGACCATCGTCTTCCGGGCGGACCAGTTCGCCGAACTCGCCGCCTCCGCCCGCGAGGTGAGCGCCACCCGGCCCGACGCCGCCCGGCACTACGTCTACCTGCTGAAGGACGAACTCCCGGACGACGTGATCGCACAGGTCGAGGCGACGTCGGGCCCCGCCGGCGAGATGATCGTGCGCGGCCGGGCCGTGCATGCGCTGCTCGCCGCCGGCTATCAGAACGGCACCGTCGACCCCCTGCAGGCGGCGAAGCTCCTGGGCGTCGCCACCAACCGCAACCTCACGGTGGTGAACGCCCTCGCCGACAAGTGGTGCTGACCGCATCCCGGGCGGCGAGGTCGGCGGTCGCGATTACCCTGGAGGGATGACCCGCGCGCCGATCGACTCTCCGTACGGCGACCTCCCCCTCGACGATTGGGCCCCGCCCACCGACGAGGACGCGCCGCCGCCGTACGACGACGGCCCGCCGCCCTACGACGACGTGCCCGCGGGATACGACGCGATGCCGGATCCCGGCCCTGCGCCCCGGTACGCGGCACCGGCGACGGATGCGGGTCCGCTCGCCTCCGGCACGGCCGCATCCGCCGATGCGCTGCCGCAGCACCGCGACTTCACCGGCGCCGATCCGCTGACCGTCCTCAAGGAGGTCTACGGCTACGACGCCTTCCGCGGCGACCAGGCCGATATCGTCGCCCAGGTCGTCGGCGGCGGCGACGCGATCGTGCTGATGCCGACCGGTGGGGGCAAGAGCGTCACCTACCAGGTCCCGGCGCTGGTGCGTCCGGGAACCGGGCTGGTCGTCAGCCCGCTCATCGCCCTCATGCACGACCAGGTCGAGGCCCTGCTCGCCAACGGTGTCCGTGCCGCGTTCCTGAACTCCACCCAGAGCCCCGCCGAACGGGCGGCGGTCGAGCGGGCCTACGTCGTCGGCGACCTCGACCTGCTCTACGTCGCGCCCGAGCGCCTCAACCTGAGTTCGACCGCTGCGTTGCTCTCCCGGGGGCGGCTCTCCGTCATCGCGATCGACGAGGCCCACTGCGTGTCGCAGTGGGGTCACGACTTCCGGCCCGACTACCTCGCCCTGGGAGGCCTGGGTGAGCAGTTCCCGG
The sequence above is a segment of the Microbacterium caowuchunii genome. Coding sequences within it:
- a CDS encoding DUF1697 domain-containing protein; translation: MSTYLAFLRAINLGAKRVFPKDEIRRAVESVGFEDIVTHINTGNVRFTTRMRSRGRIEDALERAFFENRGFPVPTIVFRADQFAELAASAREVSATRPDAARHYVYLLKDELPDDVIAQVEATSGPAGEMIVRGRAVHALLAAGYQNGTVDPLQAAKLLGVATNRNLTVVNALADKWC